The sequence below is a genomic window from Synechococcus sp. PCC 7335.
CCTACGAAGGTGCTCGTGATAAGGTTGCGGCCTTTATCAATGCGTCTGCTCGCGATGAGATTGTGTTTACTCGTAACGCCAGTGAAGCGATTAACTTGGTGGCTTATGCTTGGGGGCTAAGCAATCTAGAAAAAGGGGATGAAATCTTACTTACCGTGATGGAGCATCACAGTAATTTAGTACCTTGGCAGCTAATTGCTCAGCGGACAGGCGCGGTCCTAAAGCACGTGCCTTTAACCGATGAACAAACGTTTGATCTAGCGGCGTTTCATCAGCTAGTGGGCAACAAAACTAAGCTAATTGCTGTAAACCACGTCTCTAATACCTTGGGCTGTATAAACCCGGTGCGTGAGATTGTCGAAACTGCCCATAAATACGGCGCGCGGGTGTTGATTGATGCCTGTCAAAGCGTGCCAAACATGCCGGTAGATGTCCAGGCGATAGGCTGTGACTGGCTAGTGGCCTCTGGTCATAAGATGTGTGGACCGACGGGTGCTGGCTTCTTGTACGGCAAACTAGATGTGCTTCAGGCCATGCCGCCATTTTTAGGTGGAGGTGAGATGATCCAAGAGGTATCACTCGATCATGCTACCTACGCCGAGCTGCCTCACAAGTTTGAAGCGGGCACACCGGCGATCGCAGAAGCTGTTGTCCTAGGTGCAGCCGTCGATTATCTCAGCAAGATCGGCATGGATCGGATTGCGGATTATGAGCACTTTTTGACCGCCTATCTGTATGAAAAGATTAGCAAAGTGCCACAGGTCAGGCTATACGGGCCGAAACCACAAAAAGACGGATCTGGCAGGGCAGCGATCGCCACGTTCACAATAGAGGGGATTCACGCTCAAGATTTCTCAACCTTACTGGATCAATCGGGTATCGCCATTCGTTCTGGCCATCACTGCACGCAGCCTTTGCACCATATTCTTGGGGTCAACTCCACCGCCAGGGCGAGTCTGTACTTTTACAATACCCCTGCAGAAATTGATGCCTTTGTTTCATCTTTAGAAGAAACAATTGAATTCTTTGGCCGTATCTTTGAGTAGCACAGTCTCAAAGGTCTATGTGTAACTAGGTTTAAAGGCAGTCGTCGGATTCCTACTGTTGCTTCGAGACTATCTGCCTGCATCAAAGGGCGTTTGTAAACTAATCAATCCCAACCAATCAATTCCAACAGAAGCGTTGTCATGCGTACAACCTAGCCTTGAACGTTTATAGAAGGGGACGGGAACCCTAGAAGCACTAAGTTAGTGCTAGATGTGGTTGCTTTCAAGTGAATAGGTTCTCAATTCTCTCAGAGCAATTCGTCGCCTCAAGTCTTATTACTCAAAATATGGAGCCAATCAACCCTTCACAGGGAAGCGCCTTAGTTGAGACACTTGTTCCAGTATCTAGCCTTGCTCAAGCTAAACTAGATATCGAACAGCTACCATCAGACGTCTTTTCGCCAGGGCACCTACCCCAGCACTATCTTCAACAATTATCGCAGCACCCCGGGTTACATAGTGGTGATCTAGAACAAGCTGCCCGTGTGATCACTCAAGCTGCCACTTATATACTTGGGATTGATAGGGCTAGTCTTTGGCTTTACAGTATGCCGGACGCTTTTGTTTTGCTTGATAGATATGACAGGAAATCAGATACTCGCTATCAAGGCACTCGGCTAAATCCAAAGGAACATCTCCCTTATTTCAAAACGCTAGGCTGTCGTCAGGGACTAATCGTTGAAGATATCTCCCAGCCACCTGCTTCGATCAGCTATTTGATTGAGAAAGGCCTTATCTATCAACGTTCAGGCGCTTTTCTAGAATTGCCGCTCCGATGTCAAAGTGCTGTGGTCGGTGTGCTGTGGTGTGAGCATAGGCAGGCTCGGCAGTGGACTGCGTTAGAAAACGCTAATGCAACCTCTATTACGCTACTTGCGGCGATCGCTATCAACAACCAGCAGCGCAGTTTACTCAACGACAAGTTAGATCAGCAGCATCGAAAGCTTAGACGAGAGACAATTGAAAGAGAACAAGCTGAGCAAGCTTGGCAGGAAAGCCAACAGTTCATTCAGAGACTGATTGACGCAAGTACTAACATTTTGTATGTAGACAGTTTTGCTGATGGCCGTAACTTTTACGTCAATCGGTGGATTGAGAATGTACTAGGATACGAACCTTATGAAATGCAGCGGCTAGGCGATCACTACCTAGAAAAATTGGTGCATGCTGATGAGAAAGAAATGATGATAGAGCAAAGACAGCGGCTATCGACAATCAAAGATGGCGAAATCGTCGAAAACGAATATCGTCTTCGGCATCGTCAGGGAGGTTGGCGATGGCTACTATGCCGTGAGACTATCTTTCAACGTGACTCTGAGGGTCGTCCTGTTCAGGTATTTGGAACAGCAACCGAAATTACCAATCGCAAGCGGGCTGAAGTTGCACTTCAAAACTTCAATCAGGAGCTTGAACAACTCGCTAAGATGGACGGCTTGACACAGGTGGCCAATCGTCGCTCTTTTGATAAGTATATGGAGCGAGTGTGGAGCAATGTCGACTCTACGCAATCCTCGCTGTCGCTGATTCTTTGTGATATTGATTATTTTAAAAGGTTCAACGACACCTATGGGCATCAGGCAGGAGACCTCTGCTTGAGGCAGGTTGCTAAGGCAATTGAGCAGGCGGTGAAACGCAACACCGATCTAGTTGCTCGCTATGGTGGTGAAGAGTTTGCGGTGGTTTTACCCGATACCAATGTCTCGGGCGCAAAGCGCGTGGCTGAAGATATCTGCGAGACGGTTAGACAGCTCAATATTATGCACAGTGCGTCCGAAGTAAGCGATCGCGTCACACTTAGTCTCGGCATTGCTTCTATTAGCTCACCCCAAAAGATTGAACTCGATCAGTTGGTCGCCGCCGCTGACCAAGGTTTATACGATGCCAAATCTAGCGGACGCGACTGCTTCTGTGTCGGTGCTATAGAACGCTGACGACTTCATGCTCTGTCCTCTTGCTCTTGATGCAGTTTTCCTAAATGCACTTTTCCTAGATCTAGACCAAGCCAGTCTTAGCTTCGCATACCATTAGGTTGATAAGGGCTATAGCCATCGATTACAGTGCAACCTAGGTGAAAACTGCTATAAATGTTCGCTAATCAATGCCTATAGGAAACGCGAAAGATCAAGACTGAAGATAGATGCCGAAAACGAATGCCGTTCGTGTCCTAGATAGCCTAGGCATTAAGTATGAGTTGTTAAGCTACTTCGTAGATCCTAACGACTTATCTGCAACTACGACTGCGCAGAAGCTTGGCTTACCTACAGATCAAGTGTTTAAAACGCTGGTTGTCAATGGCGATCGCAAAGGAATTGCCTTAGCTGTTGTACCCGGTAACTATCAGCTAGATTTAAAAGCCTTAGCCAGACTGAGTGGCGACCGCGCTATGAAGACTGTCTTACTCAAACAGGTTCAGCCGCTCACTGGTTATATTCGAGGGGGAGTTACTGCCCTAGCTTGCAAAAAGCCTTACCCAGTTTTTCTAGACGAATGGGCACAGGCATACGAGCAAATCGCTATTTCGGGCGGCATGCGAGGCTTAATGATTCTGCTCCGAACCGCAGACTACATCAGAGCAACTAGCGCCACTGTCGGATGGATCTCTCAAGAACCGCTAACTCAAAGAAGCTAGCTATGTCAACTAGCTATATCCAAGCTGTCAGCTACAGCATCTGGCGAGTTGCTTAGGGCAGATTCATCAGTTGGAAACACTGCATGGCAGCTATATGGCAGCGGGCAACACGACTATCAAGTCACCTGGTGATCAAGACACTTGCTATAGCTTAGTCAATCAGCCGATTATGAAGACTAGCGCTGAACTAGAAACATATATCCGCGCCCACGAATCGTCACGATGTATTTTGGGTTATGCGTTGTCTCATTCAACTTGATTCGCAGCCTAGAGATGTGAACATCGACCGTCTTAGTATCAGCTGCACTGTTAGCGTCATATCCCCACAGCGCTTCGAGAATATCTCCCCGTGAGAAGATATGTCCTGGCCTGCTAGCAAGCAATTCAATTAAACGAAACTCAATTTCGGTAAGCCGCAGATTATGTCCCTCTATGTAGGCTCTACGAGTACTAGAGTCAATTACGAACTGGCCAATCTCGATAGCAGACCGGTGAACCACACCCGACACATGCTCTTGTCTCCTAGCGGCTCGGCGCAGGATAGAGCGAATACGAGCGATTAGTTCTTTGGTGGAAAAGGGCTTGACTATGTAATCATTTGCACCTATCTCTAGACCGGTCACTCTGTCTGACGAGCTGCCTAGAACGGTTGCCATAATAATCGGAACATTAGAAGTGGCTCTAAGCCTTTGACACACCTGAAAGCCATCCAGCTTCGGCATCATCACGTCTAAAACGACCAGATCGATGATGTCAGATGCCGTTTGAAAACACTGCAGCGCTGCTTGACCATCCGCAGCGGCAATAACGATGTAATCAGCAGCCTCAAGACTTTTGACTAGTGCTGTTCTAGTGCGTTCATCGTCTTCAGCGATAAGAATGGTCTGTTTTAACTTACTCACTATCAAAAAGCATTTGTTATGGATCTTGGAAAAATTGACTGGGGACCTATCAGAAGTGCAATCTCCGAAAAATGAGTAAAGGGATTATTCACTAACGCTAGTAAGTACAACAGCTCAAGCTCGGCAGAGAGTCGTCGATCTAACAGATCGAAGATCCTGATGTTGCTCGAACTAATTACTCGAACGAATAGGAGGTTTTCTAAAGCTTCTGTTTCAGCAGAACTTAAGCAAATTCGTCACTGCTTTTTTGATTCCAAGTCTGCCATCAATGCCTTCTAGCAATGTGCCATCAATGGCATATTGGTACGGACACCTCTTTTAACGCTATCAATTACAAGTTCCTATAGTTATATAAAGCTATAGCCGGTCATTAAAACAACCTCTTTTGAAAGTTATCGACGTAAAAACCGTTTTCTTACCATAGTTCGCAAGTATTTACCCAAAGATAAGATTTTGATCGCTTTATTGTAATCTTTATCATTATTACCTTAGAGCCAAAGGCTTTAGGAAGCACCTGAACCTTGCTATACAGAGGAATCTCTAATTTCTAGCTCTACATGCTTATGGTAGATAGATTAGAACTCTTAATATTTAGATACAAAGTTAACGTAATATTTCGTCTTCTCGATTTGGCCATGGTCTTTTATTAAATTGAGCACTGTGTCACTTATGTATTGAATGACGCAGTGGGAGTGCTGCCGTCTTTGTCGGCTGCTCTACTGCTTCGTTTGGATAGTCTTTCATCCTGTGAAAGATCGTTACTGTTTCAGTGTGTCTGCTTCTTCTCTCAAGCGAATGCTATTCCAAGTTCCTCTTGTAGCTTTGCTTATTTGTTCTAATAACGTTTGATCATTCCCTTAACCCAATGCATTTCATCGCTACTGTAATTCTCGTGACCTGATGCTCTAGACTAATCTGAGATCGATAGCGCTTGCTTTTGAGCTTATGCCCTTTTAGAGATCGCATAGGCTTTTGGCTCGTGGCTTATCCTTGTCAGTTTTTGTAGTAGCTTCAGGCTGCTGATATAAAGGGAATTTCAGACTTATGCGACTGTCTCAGATGCTTTTTGTCACGTTACGAGAAGATCCGGCGGAAGCGGAAATACCAAGTCATAAGCTATTACTAAGGGCTGGCTACATGCGCCGCATCGCTAGCGGTTTGTACGCTTATTTGCCTTTGCTACAGCGCGTGCTCGATAAAGTATCGGCAATTGTTCGCGAGGAGATGAATGCGACGGGCGCTCAAGAGTGCTTGCTGCCGCAGCTACAGCCTGCTTCGCTTTGGAAGGAGTCCGGACGATGGGATACCTATACTAAAGCCGAAGGAATTATGTTTAGCTTGGGCGATCGCAGAGATCAAGAGCTGGCGCTTGGCCCTACGCATGAAGAAGTGATTACGGCGATCGCCCGTGACATGATCCGCTCTTACAAGCAATTACCGCTACATCTATATCAAATCCAAACCAAATTTCGCGATGAGATTCGCCCTCGATTTGGTCTGATGCGTGGCCGCGAGTTCATCATGAAAGACGGCTATTCCTTTCATACTGATGCGGAGAGTCTAAAGGCTACTTATGACCAGATGTATCGGACGTACAGCAATATCTTACGTCGTACAGGGCTGGCGTTTAGGGCAGTCGAGGCAGATTCTGGTGCGATTGGTGGCTCAGGCTCGACCGAATTTATGGTCCTAGCCGAAGCGGGTGAAGACGAAGTGCTCTATACCGAGGACGGTCACTATTCTGCCAATGTAGAGAAAGCGGTTTCGTTACCACCCGATGCGATGCCTTCTCCTTTTTCGACCTATGAGAAACGCGATACGCCCAATACGCCAACGATTGCTAGTCTGTGCGATTTCCTAGAGTGCTCACCGACGCAAATCGTAAAAAATGTGCTGTACCAGGTGAGTTACGACAACGGACGGCGGGTACTGGTCCTAGTGAGTATTCGCGGCGATCAAGATGTCAATGAGACGAAGCTACAAAATGCGCTGACAAATCTAGCGGGTGAGTACGAAGCAAATACGGTACTAGCTTTGGAAGTACCGGATGCAGAAGCGCAGGCAAAGTGGGCGACTAAACCTTTGCCACTGGGCTATATTGCGCCCGATCTATCAGATGATCTCATCGGTAAGCCAGAAGGCTTAGCCTCTGAATTCCTGCGGATAGTCGACGAAACGGCGGTTGAGCTGAAGAATTTCGTGACAGGTTCCAATGAGAGTGGGTTTCACGTTGTCGGTGCGAACTGGGGAAAGGAGTTTGTGTTACCACAGCGCCGAATGGATTTGAGAACAGCGATCGCAGGTGACCGGGCCGTCCATGATCCAACTCAGATCATTCAAACTGCTAGAGGCATTGAGATTGGTCATATCTTTCAGCTAGGGCACAAGTATTCTGAAGCATTAGGGGCGACCTATACCAGCGAGCAAGGTAAAGAAGTGCCACTGGAAATGGGCTGCTATGGTGTGGGCGTTTCTAGACTGGCGCAGGCTGCAGTAGAGCAGTCTTATGACAAAAATGGGATTATTTGGCCGGTAGCGATCGCGCCCTATCATGCCATCGTGGTGGTGCCTAATATTGGCGATGACGACCAGATGGCGGCGGCTAAGCAGCTATACGATGACCTTAATTCTGCTGGTGTAGAGACACTCTTAGATGATCGCAAAGAACGGGCAGGCGTGAAATTCAAGGACGCTGAACTGGTGGGTATCCCCTTTCGAGTGGTAACAGGGCGATCGCTCAAACAAGGCAAAGTGGAAGTAGCCAAACGCGCTAACGGAGAGGTGGAAGAAATTGCGCTAGATGAAGCTGTTCATACAATTAAGGGCTGGGTGAGCGCCGCCATCGAAAAGTAATAGCCAAAGATAATGGAAATAGTTACTGTTTTTCTATCTA
It includes:
- a CDS encoding SufS family cysteine desulfurase produces the protein MTVPTITPVLLANEVRADFPILHQSINGKPLVYLDNAATSQKPRAVLDAMVHYYEADNANVHRGVHTLSARATEAYEGARDKVAAFINASARDEIVFTRNASEAINLVAYAWGLSNLEKGDEILLTVMEHHSNLVPWQLIAQRTGAVLKHVPLTDEQTFDLAAFHQLVGNKTKLIAVNHVSNTLGCINPVREIVETAHKYGARVLIDACQSVPNMPVDVQAIGCDWLVASGHKMCGPTGAGFLYGKLDVLQAMPPFLGGGEMIQEVSLDHATYAELPHKFEAGTPAIAEAVVLGAAVDYLSKIGMDRIADYEHFLTAYLYEKISKVPQVRLYGPKPQKDGSGRAAIATFTIEGIHAQDFSTLLDQSGIAIRSGHHCTQPLHHILGVNSTARASLYFYNTPAEIDAFVSSLEETIEFFGRIFE
- a CDS encoding diguanylate cyclase domain-containing protein is translated as MEPINPSQGSALVETLVPVSSLAQAKLDIEQLPSDVFSPGHLPQHYLQQLSQHPGLHSGDLEQAARVITQAATYILGIDRASLWLYSMPDAFVLLDRYDRKSDTRYQGTRLNPKEHLPYFKTLGCRQGLIVEDISQPPASISYLIEKGLIYQRSGAFLELPLRCQSAVVGVLWCEHRQARQWTALENANATSITLLAAIAINNQQRSLLNDKLDQQHRKLRRETIEREQAEQAWQESQQFIQRLIDASTNILYVDSFADGRNFYVNRWIENVLGYEPYEMQRLGDHYLEKLVHADEKEMMIEQRQRLSTIKDGEIVENEYRLRHRQGGWRWLLCRETIFQRDSEGRPVQVFGTATEITNRKRAEVALQNFNQELEQLAKMDGLTQVANRRSFDKYMERVWSNVDSTQSSLSLILCDIDYFKRFNDTYGHQAGDLCLRQVAKAIEQAVKRNTDLVARYGGEEFAVVLPDTNVSGAKRVAEDICETVRQLNIMHSASEVSDRVTLSLGIASISSPQKIELDQLVAAADQGLYDAKSSGRDCFCVGAIER
- the ybaK gene encoding Cys-tRNA(Pro) deacylase, whose amino-acid sequence is MPKTNAVRVLDSLGIKYELLSYFVDPNDLSATTTAQKLGLPTDQVFKTLVVNGDRKGIALAVVPGNYQLDLKALARLSGDRAMKTVLLKQVQPLTGYIRGGVTALACKKPYPVFLDEWAQAYEQIAISGGMRGLMILLRTADYIRATSATVGWISQEPLTQRS
- a CDS encoding response regulator encodes the protein MIVSKLKQTILIAEDDERTRTALVKSLEAADYIVIAAADGQAALQCFQTASDIIDLVVLDVMMPKLDGFQVCQRLRATSNVPIIMATVLGSSSDRVTGLEIGANDYIVKPFSTKELIARIRSILRRAARRQEHVSGVVHRSAIEIGQFVIDSSTRRAYIEGHNLRLTEIEFRLIELLASRPGHIFSRGDILEALWGYDANSAADTKTVDVHISRLRIKLNETTHNPKYIVTIRGRGYMFLVQR
- the proS gene encoding proline--tRNA ligase — translated: MRLSQMLFVTLREDPAEAEIPSHKLLLRAGYMRRIASGLYAYLPLLQRVLDKVSAIVREEMNATGAQECLLPQLQPASLWKESGRWDTYTKAEGIMFSLGDRRDQELALGPTHEEVITAIARDMIRSYKQLPLHLYQIQTKFRDEIRPRFGLMRGREFIMKDGYSFHTDAESLKATYDQMYRTYSNILRRTGLAFRAVEADSGAIGGSGSTEFMVLAEAGEDEVLYTEDGHYSANVEKAVSLPPDAMPSPFSTYEKRDTPNTPTIASLCDFLECSPTQIVKNVLYQVSYDNGRRVLVLVSIRGDQDVNETKLQNALTNLAGEYEANTVLALEVPDAEAQAKWATKPLPLGYIAPDLSDDLIGKPEGLASEFLRIVDETAVELKNFVTGSNESGFHVVGANWGKEFVLPQRRMDLRTAIAGDRAVHDPTQIIQTARGIEIGHIFQLGHKYSEALGATYTSEQGKEVPLEMGCYGVGVSRLAQAAVEQSYDKNGIIWPVAIAPYHAIVVVPNIGDDDQMAAAKQLYDDLNSAGVETLLDDRKERAGVKFKDAELVGIPFRVVTGRSLKQGKVEVAKRANGEVEEIALDEAVHTIKGWVSAAIEK